The following proteins are encoded in a genomic region of Dehalococcoidia bacterium:
- a CDS encoding copper resistance protein CopC, producing MRKIGAAALAAAIAVIAIVLGFGVAGAHSRPVRLEPAPGAVLQSAPAQVQGWFTADLRRDPNWTFIRVTDAQGNRVDTGETVLSANRRQMTATLRSGLGPGRYLVTWRTWDEVDGAIFGDCYYFFVGQAAADQALAENLRLDGGRACERIDVSARGGTPVPGLTPTVAATAAAADGHDEPAEDDGEDGDGGVPVWGLALGIAGGVVVGAVGARVLGRS from the coding sequence ATGCGAAAGATAGGCGCCGCGGCGCTCGCGGCTGCCATTGCCGTCATTGCTATTGTGCTGGGCTTCGGCGTCGCCGGCGCGCACTCGCGGCCGGTGCGGCTGGAGCCGGCGCCGGGAGCAGTGCTTCAGAGCGCGCCGGCGCAGGTGCAGGGCTGGTTCACAGCCGACCTGCGCCGTGACCCGAACTGGACGTTCATCCGGGTGACAGACGCGCAGGGGAACCGCGTGGACACGGGCGAGACCGTCTTGAGCGCCAACCGGCGGCAAATGACGGCGACCTTGCGCTCCGGGCTCGGGCCCGGGCGCTACCTGGTGACCTGGCGTACCTGGGATGAGGTAGACGGCGCTATCTTCGGCGACTGCTACTACTTCTTCGTCGGCCAGGCGGCAGCCGATCAGGCACTGGCGGAGAACCTTCGCCTGGATGGCGGCCGCGCCTGTGAACGCATCGATGTGAGCGCCCGCGGCGGGACTCCGGTCCCGGGCCTCACTCCTACAGTGGCGGCCACGGCCGCGGCTGCGGACGGCCACGACGAGCCGGCTGAGGACGATGGCGAGGACGGGGACGGTGGAGTGCCCGTCTGGGGGCTGGCGCTTGGCATCGCCGGCGGCGTCGTCGTCGGGGCGGTCGGGGCGCGAGTGCTCGGGAGGAGCTAG